The nucleotide sequence TCCCCATTTCTTGTTGCAATTTCCTTCCCTATCCATCTAATTCCCCCTCTGATTTCTCTCAATTCCCTATTGTTCTAGGTAAACACTAGgacctaggtacatgacaatgtGCATGAgctaaataaatagatataaaaGCTCCACTCCCAGATAATTTCAAGCAAGTTAGTGGAGGTGGGGTACCTCTGGCATGGAAATGGTTGAACCACTGATGGAAGGCATTGTGTTACCATACTTTGTAGCCATTGATTGTGTCATGGGAAATGGTGAGTAAGGAAGATCAGACTCTCTCACAGGCTCAACACTCGTTGCCAATAAAGAGCCTGGTAATGAGCTTGTGTACGACTCCTGTTTCCAAAAAATGCGAAGTGAGAGTTTGCAGAGAAAGAAGTATTGTAAAGCAGTAAAGAAAACCGTCTTCAAGATGGAAcctgaaaaaaaagaaaaggaaagaggaCCAGAATAGCAGCACTGAAATCCCAATTGCCTGAGCTAATAGTACCCACATCCAGTtcacttgtatttatttatctatatatgtactatcaaaatctcaaatttcaaaatatccatTTAAACTCTATCAACAGCGGTGAGAATGTTCACAGAGAGGATAGACATATAACTATAAGACAAGATAAAGCATATGCTAATCATGGCCAACAAGAACAGCCTGTATCTAGGAGCAAATGAATGTCCTCAGATTACAGAAGTTTGCAACAAAAAGGTCCATAAGCAAACCTCACACCTTGGAAGCACAAGGTTCACAAGCTTATGACTCAtgaaaattttacataaaaaaaggTTAAATTTATAGAAGTTTCCAGCAAAATAAAACCCTTCAGAAAGTTTATCTAGATGCAGTTTGACCATTGTATTAAACAAGAATATGTTCTATTTTGGTTTGCTCTCTGACCTAAACTGTACTTAAAAGCTGATGATCAAAAAGAAGCAAAACAGGCCACCAACCATAGCAtgatttattaatcaaaatactTATCTGAAagcaattaatttaattaaacccATGGGAATAACAAAATTATGTATTACATACCATTACACTTGACATAGGAGCAAGATTCTGCATATGAGAACTTGTCTGAGAGTGAGGAAATGCAGCATTCTGCTGGCCACTTTCAAAGTTATAATTAGAAGGGGAGGGGAATATGTATTGATTTTCATGTGGTGCCTCACTATTTTCCTGTTTCAACACTTCTGGTGGTGCAGAGGCAGGAGGATCATAACTCCCAGCACTTGCTCCAGTTCTGTGAATTAAATTTCCATCAGTGGAAGTTCCAAGAGGCTCATCAGTGTAGTGATCAGGATTTCTGGGAGGAAAGAATTCATGAGATCAGCTGCAAAcaaccagaaaaaaaaaaaatagggggCTGCTAACTCCTATAGAAGAGTATACCTTGTCTCTGAATGCCCAGCTGATGAAGTATCAGCTTCTACAGGTGCCTCTTGCATGTTACCTGTCAAGGATCTAGATGAAAATGGCTCTGAAAAAGTAGCACTCTTACCAGACCCAAAACTACCAAAGCTCAAGTGCAAGCATTCTGCATCCTGGACTTGCAGGTGATCAGGAATTATTACTGGAAGGTTGCGTTCTTCAGAAAGTGAATCACAGTCTTCCTGCACATTTAGTTGCTGCAAGTTTGATGTCACTGATGTTACTGAGGCACCAATTTCTTCAACTGAAAACAAAGGAAGGGAAATAACCAGATATAAGTTACCACCAAATCCATTCAAGTGAAAAGATAAACTAGATTGGGCActcaataacaaaatacaaaatgaaaatgctaatttttccATAACAGCATTAAATAATTGAAACTTGGCAAATTAAGCAACCTTTTTATCCAATTTCTGTTCGGATCAAGCCATATTAGTCTAAAATTGCTAATGACTGGACGAATTAACTCTTAGGTATTATGCAAGCCTAATCAGACTGCTCGTGGAAGCAGACAGGGCAACTGATTTACCAAAACCATTTCTGAAGAAGACTCCTCATTAAAAAGAACTAATGCACAATCCTTTTCAAACCAGACAATGCAATTAATTTACCCAAAACCATTTCTGAGGAAGTACACATTAAAAAGAACTAATGCACTATCCTGTTATGCTTCTTGTTCTTCAAAATCATCTTATATCATACTGTCTGGCAATATTGTACACATTAAAAAGAACTAATGCACTATCCTGTTATGCTTCTTGTTCTTCAAAATCAACTTATATGATAGTTTCTGAGATTatcccacccacccacccaacaaaaacacaaaaacaagaaaaaaatgccCCCTCTTTTCCCCCACAACAAAAACAAGGAGGAGAAATCCAATTACTGTAGTTCAACCATGATTATAATGCAATACTTTTCTTGACAGAGAATCCTGAGACAACTCGGAGGTTAGAAACTAACGTTTAAAGTTTAACAAATTTTCCATCCATGTTctcgaattttataaattttctgGGTGACAGACCAATGTTCAAAAAACAGATATATTTCACATTTTGTAGGTGTGAAAATTGGAGAATCATGGTCCAATATGGAAGTAAAATGTTTTTATAGGAAACAAAACTAGAGTAACAAAAGTATTTCACACAAATTAGAATCTATTTTTGCAAAATCACACTcacaataaacaaatatttccaGTCAACAAAGTCAGCAACATTAGTTATTCACACAACAGAATGATCTGTGAGAGatataatcaaatcaaacccATCCTTATTCTTAGATCATATTGTAAAACATCTACGTACAAGGATTGAAATAACTGGACAGGTTCCTACATGTCTCTGTCAAATCAATATTTCTAGCTTACAATTTCCTTCCCTTATAGAACCCATAAACCCAAGCTGTGGTTCACAACTTGCTTAAAATTCCAGCTTATTCTGGTGGTAAAAAATGTTACAGTGATTCCAAGTAGAGAGCTATGCAATGTTTTCCATTTTCTCCCAAATGTTACAACTACTGAAACAAAAGTTTATCAAGAAAAACTGAACTTAACAGGGCTTGCACGTAGACAGAGGAAAATACTAGCATCAAAGCCACCAATGGGTACAATGACAATTAAGTTAAATGCATCAATCTACAAGTAACTTAATTAAGTCCTCCAATCATTTTGGTTCTTTGAGTTCCAAATTGTGATCGTTATCTTCAACTAATATCTTACACTAAGGCCTGAGTAAACATGGAAGAACATAATAAGaagcaaaagaaattaaattaaagttctTTTCTACAGGTCATCTTTTAACATGCAATTATTGGTTTCATTAAAAGAAATTACTAAggtttaaaaaaaagaaaatgaaattactAAGAAACTGAAAAGACAGCTAGTCAAACACAAAATGCAGACCACAAACTGAAATTAGAGTATCTTACCATCCTGATGATCAAAAGCACTCACTTGAGGCAGGTGGGAGTCCATGTTCTTATATATGTCATTGTCAAAAGGGGAAGCACCTCCAGAATTATCCTCCTGTATCTTTCTACTGAAAACAGAAGCAGGTTCAACACAGGTTGTATCCACATTTTCGATAGAAGCATCTTCTACTGCCTTGGCCTCATCCTTTGAGGATTCTGGCTGCCAATTAGTTCTTTTGGAGGACAAGATGGACGTATCTGTATGCATCTCAGAAGCCACAGATGACTCCAAGGCAGGAGGCATGCTAGCAACTGGTGGCTGCTCAAGCAAAGGCCAGTCATCATTAGCAGAAGCATGCTGACCTGTGACAACTCCTGACTCGGGGTTTAGTTCTGACACCTTAGATGTAAAATGATCCTTGGATGAGTACAGATCGTGATGCCAGGCATTCGGTTGAGATGCCTGAACATCATGGTGGTTTACACCATACCGTGATTGGTTTGCGGTGTGCAAAGTCTTGCCATTAGACCTACCCATCTTAACAATATCAGCCATTGATACTTGACCTGGGACTCCTGACCAGGCAGGTTGATATCCAGAAGAAGTCTGTGAGGATAACAAATTAATATCAAGCATGCCTGTCATTGCTTTACTTTGAGTGGTAACAGGATCACTGCAAGACAGATcgtgtaaaataaatatttttagagagAATGATGTATGTGTTTTGACAACAGAAGATCATATAAGATAAGAGAATAACAATACTTAAAATACATTATATTTCTTCACATCCCCTAGTTACTCATAAAAAGGATCTCTGGCTCTACCTATCAATTTTAGAGAGTTAACAGAAGGCATCATGAACCTAAAAATTGGTCATACTTCCCTCAAATTCTTTGCTGCAGCTATATATATCAGAATCATTTAGTTCCCATGCCACTCTAGTAGATTACATCACTAAAGCAGCGGTTGCAGAGTGTGCCTTTATAAGCCATGGTATTAAAAAGGTATCATATCACTATCATGAGTTTCATAATTGCACATGCCTAAACGGTCATATCTTAGAGCATTTAGCAGCATCAGAACACCTGAGAATACAAATGTAAGAAATAACCATGATTTCAGATTCTAATAACACAAACCTCTGCATTGGAGATCGATGCATATTATTTCCTGCCATTCCAGAGGATACAGATGCAAGGATTATATGATTATTCATTCCATTTTCCTTCTTGTATGCATGTTTACCATATAAAGTCCCAGGCTCTGAAACAAGGATCTCAGTGTCAAAATCATACAAGAAGATAACCCAGAGAACGAACTCTTTGCGCCAAAATTACATCTAACATACACATACCAGACGAACTGAGCTGGTTTGAGCCACCATGGACAGCATAACGGTCAGTGCCACCCCTAAGTCCACGGCTTGAAGTGTTACTAGAGCCTCGAGGCCTGGATTCTGCTGTATCCTTATTCTGAAAGGATAATAACCAGAAAATTAAAACCAGATGGCAAGGTAAAGCAGAAAACTAAAAAGCAGATGACAAAGTAAACTTTTTCTCTTTGCTTGAATGATAATGACAAGGTAAACTTTTAGCAAGCCATGCCACAACAATATGATGCATTGTTAATATTAACAAAGCTGCAAATAAGCTTTTCCTTTTCATTAcaaacaacaacataccaagccttcaCCCCACtaatgtggggtcggctacatgaattgaATTCTAGATTGTCATTTATTCCTATATCCATTGCCTTATCGTCTATAAGACTCATATACTTAATATCAAACTTAAGTGCCTCCCACCCAGTCTTTTCTGGACTTCCTCTAGCTCTTTTGCTAACTACTTTTTCCATTctatcaactctcctcacaggggccttggtcttcttctcaagtaaccaaaccatcttaattgcgTCTTTCACATCTCATCTTCAATAAGAGCCACTCCGaccttattataaataatttcatttctaattttatcttatctTGTATATATATGGCCACAAAAAAagcagaaaaagagaaaataatatgCAAGCTCCTTGTGCAGTCAAAAATGTGGACCTTaagaattttatgaacaaacaGAGAACAGCTAGAAATGGACAAAATGGCCAATCCACTTGTTCAAAGAATAATCTCAAATTACAACAATGCACTTTCACAACACACCCATTATAACCAGAGTGGGCTCAAGCCTTAACTGGCAAACAGACTAACAAGAGCTTCCTTGAATActagaaataagaaataaaaggagCATCAAATACCCAACAAAGCAAATCAAAGATTTTATGCATTTTCACATCCAcatacctctttttttttttctcgtttGCTCTTCACCTCATGAAAAGGATCTGGGCAACAACAAACTTCAAATTAGAAGCAAGCTTGAGTATCAACAGATACATGGAAAGGATTGCCCCAAAACTTTCATCatataaacataacaaaaattAGCATTATGACCCATGGCTAGAGATGTAAATGGCTCCTGATTAACcccatttgaaattaaaacaagtaaaaaaatcataattggGGGATATAGGTATAAGGcctatttgaaaatttattaaagcAAGTATTTAAATGGGGTTAATTGGGGACACATTTACATCCCTACCCAACACTCACAGCGAGaagaatactaaaaaataatagcATGCTTgtgaataataattttacatgCTAAGGAGAAAGAACATGATGGAGCAAAACCAATAAATTGTTAGACCAGTAACATCATGGTTGCTCTATTCAGCACTGGCAGCAATCTCTCACATAGTTGAAGCAAAGAAAGATGGTCCAGAACTAATACTGTCAATAGGAAAAACACGCCAGAATATGAATCAAGTCCACTAACATAGAAGACATACATAAAGCAAATACCGGTTTCTTTATATAGTAAAGCCATTGTGTTTAACATCTCACATTTCAGAATAAGAGAGAAAACTAAATCCGTACAATTAGAATAggaaaaactattttattgaGTATGttatcaaaagaagaaagagaaataaaatcaaacctCAAATTTTTAAGTTAAGAGGTTCTCAAAAAGTCTTCATTGCTTAAAGAAGTGAATTTATATGTGCATGTCTCATAAACTGTGGTGGCATATtagtaaattacaaaatgaaaattccAGTGTTTTCTGTATGTTCCTTAGTCTCGGGTACATGGATGGATGCCCTTCAAGTACAAATAAGGTTAGAGGGTTCCAACTAAGACATCCttagaacaaaacaaaatttcataatgcaACAGCACAAAGTAATCCCAGATACATCATAGAATATTTTAGCAGCTTACAGTTACAACTGACCACAATACTTCCAATTGCATAGAACCTAGTGATCAAGGAAAACAATTGGAGATTAAGATAGTGCCAAAACCATTACAGGGTGGTCCTCATACTTGTGTTGAGATTACTGtgttctttaaaagaaaatgcaTTCCCATAAACCAAATAAGGCAGAATGGGAAAGGATGATCCATGTATCCATCACCAGGTAGTTTTAGTAAGGCATGGTTGCCTTAAGCCAAACACATAAAGGATATTAACAATGACACTGCTAGCGGATGAATGGATGTAGATTTGATAACATTCAAGTATTACTCCACGTTTGCATTAGAGAAGATTATTAAAGCAAAAAAACACTACCGAACAGAATCTTTCATGTTATTTCAATGAAAATGCATAAGAACTGCCTTTTGATATGAAGAAACCAAGAAACAAAGGCGCAATTCTTCATTACGTCTAGGATGAAGAATAGAACAAGGCAAGCAAACCATACCCAGGTCTCTTATTTTGTGTAAAGATCAATACATAAAGGCACACATTTCAAGTATACCTGATATCACTGCGAAAATAGCAAACAACAACCAAAACGTCCAAATTTCAAGCTTACCATAGTTTCGCAAAGTAAGAGCAAATAAACAGAAAACTTTTACTCAACCAAAAACAAAGcgaaaaaaatactttttatgaTGCCCCAAGCGAGAATCGATTCAAAACTCTACTCCTTGGCTTGGAAATGGCAAAAATTGTAgctaaaacaagaaaaacaccAGCTCCTTTCCCCGAAGCCATAACAGCAGGAATTGACGATTATTCAAAGCCGGAGCTATTAAAAGAGTGCGTGCCTTGAGAAAGAAGGCGATTAACGGCATCGTTGGCGTCCATGTTACACTCCTGGAGCATGGCGTAGATCTCAGGTTCCGGACAGTTCACAATCTCCTTCAAGCTCTGCACCATCTTCCTGGACGCCACCGGAATTGATTGCAGTCCGCCGCCATTGCTGCCGCCGCCGCGCCTGCTACTCATACTCTCTAATCTCTATCACTGCCTCTCTTTGTCTCAAGAATCTCAGATCTACAGCACGGAGATTAGCCGGTGGTTTCGTCGCCTCTGATACAGAGAAtgtgagctctctctctctctctctcctctctctacACCCTCTCCACTTTCGGCACCGAaagccctctctctctctctaaaatagTATCTATCTATGTAAGAGTATCTGTCCGgaattctttaattaatttccgTTTTCGGGAACGACGGATAATACGCGGAAGTTTCTTTCCTTTGTTgagtatttttgtttttttcttctttcgcCACCAAAGTAATACTAGTGGTGGTTGAATAGGTTAATCTAGTGCTAGCAAGACAGAGTACTTAGTTCTATGCCTATGGTTTTAACAAAAAGGAAGGGCTccatagaaaaaaatgaaaagattagAAGATTCAAGATAGagatattgaaaaagaaaaaggaaatgctCGAAAATATATCAGAGAGATAAAAGATATCGAAGgagacaaaaatacattaaaaagataaagatGAGACGCATTAGAAAATGTTGAATAAGGCATCAAAAAAAGATGAGAGACATCATAAGACAAGATGAGACTAGGAGATGCGGTCATATGGGAAAAAGAAATGGAGTTGAGGAGTCTTATTTGTCAACTGTCACACTAAGTgcatgttctctttgttgttttcagggttattttttgtttccaattttttaaaacacatttacttacccatttttaaaaatacattttttaaaacacaaaataaaaatttacacacaaaacttaaaacaccaacaatgtgtttttgttgttttcagccaaaacacgtTACTAGACTCAAAACACATAAAACGCCCATGCCTTTGCCTATTCTGTATTatgttttttctctctctcttttgtattttcttCTCGTCTTTCAAAAAATACCATCGTTGACCAACAATTGAGATCAACCCTTTCGATCACCGCCGTTCGTCCTCCTCTAGCCACCATTTCTTGAGATTGGCCTCGTCCGTCGCATCATTTAGCAATTGAGATCGGTCCCTTCCGACGGCCGTCATTCATCCTCAACCACCATTGTCATTCGTTCTCTAACCACCACCACTGTTCGTCCTTATCCACCGATGTCGTTCGTCCTCAATCATCGCCTCCAAACAGTCAGATCAACTGATTTGACTCCTCCAACAACTCATATTAGCCTCCCTCTACTATTTTTCCTCCTCTAGCCAAATTCGTCATCCTCGCATCACCATTTGCCTTGCCATTCTCCTTTTCCAGATTTGCTATCGTTCGTCCCTTCATTTGCCTTTCCTCTTCAATAGCTCTTCCTCTTCAGGTTTAAGGCTCTTCCTCAACTTCTTGAATTAGAtctgattttttgttttttgtttctaaattgATGGTTTAATATGTATTTGTGGTGACTCGAAATAGGATTTTGGATTTAAAAAATGTGAGGTGTTATTTGATTGTTTTATAGGTGACTAGATGGTTGTTGAGTGATTGAGTTTGATTCGATGAGTTCTTCGATTGTTTTAGAGGTGTTTGGAATGGCTGTTGGGTGGTTGAGTTTGGTTGATGGTTGTTGGTATGATAGATGAATTCATATTTTATGGGATGCAAAGtactaaaaaaatgtaattcGTGTGTTGGTGGTAATTTTGGTTTGGTTCCTATTTGGGATAATGATGCATGGGTTTGAGTGgaccttttttcttttggttggtATGATAAATTAGGTTATTGTAAGACAAGCTTGGGGATTATCTAATTGTATTTGGTgtattttggaagaaaataaatatgatagaTTTTGAGAGAAGTGGGAGCCTAATCCAATTATGAaatgaacatatggaatgataGATTGTTTCTAATACACCACATaacattgaattaatttttattctaacATTGTTAGTATTAACATTgattcaaatttttatattgttattacTACCTATTTACTTTTTGCTAttaatgttgtattttttgtttccttttatttttcttggctCAAGAGTAGGTTTATCAAATTAAGATcttgaattatttttcatgttatcttAAATATAGAACACGAATGGTCACTGAGGTAAGACTAAGGAACTAATGTCATGGTCAATAAGAACAAACACTTTTATCGACATTATTTACAAGAATATGAAATCAGAGATATTGCAATATTCTACATTCATGAAAGATGAATGGGGCAAGATCAATCAAACCATGATTGTTATCACAAAAATGGATTACGGCATAAATAGATTAAAGGAGAAGTGGAACCATTTACGTAAGATACATCATTTGTTCTTTGAACTTTTAGGACATACAAGTGTTATATGTGATTCAAATACCAACAAAGTAAATGCTCTAGAGAAAGTTTGGCAACACTTTTATAcggtatatatatttattaaagaatatttttatttttttttatcatatcaaTCTCACCCTTTTTTGCTATACAATATGATAATGTGTCTTATTTTTACTATTCTAGTTAACAATTCcgaatacaaaatattaaaaataaacgaTATAATGAAACTCCTGTAGAGATATTTAGCAGGACTACAACTACTAGAGGATTAGGCAATACTTCCACTTAGCTTTCTCCAACATCAGAGGAAGAAATGTAGCtagaagatgatttttttaagaGATGAGTTCATGTACACGTGGAGAATGATGATGAAGTTACAAATACTCATCGGAGTGAATAAATTGACTTATCTAGCAAACGTTGACATAAGAAACCTAAGATCAGTAAAGATAAAAAACTCGAGGCTTGCATGGCGCAATGGTCATCTACAATTAACATGAGGAACGAATAAACTAAACTCATGACATTTTACTTAAAAGAAAAGCTTGCAAAGCTTTAAGAAAAATCACGGAtgacattaataataatttttgagtgtaataattaaaaaaatattaaaattcacaCCATATTTACTTCTATTTTACTCATTAGTCAAGTTAGCATTTAAGGGCCAAGGCTGCAAGTATCACAAAAACAAATATGTAAGCTGGATATgtgaattataaaaatttaaaattcattacaaattaaaataaaactaaaaatttaatatacacaGATATATTCGATAATTTACCCttattataagaaaagaaaaggtaatATATAGTTCCATTGGACGCCTGTAACGGCACAGTGAAGCGAAGATGAGGGTCCTCTGCTGCAACTGCTGCGCTTCACCAACGCCTCCCCTCTCTCGCTCCAGTATAACCCCAAATCTCTTCAACAATCACTCCCTCAATTGGCCTCAGAAAACCCTAATTGGTTCCCTAACTGGCGCTCTCTCCTTCggtcttctcttcttttcccctTCCTCTCTCGCTTTGAATTCGCAATCGCCCTTCTCTCAACCCCAGCCTTCTTCGCCGGAATATTGCCGCGAAGAGATGCTCGAGAAGGCTCCGGAACCAGCCACCAACGAAGGAATTGTGGAGGAAGCTTGGGAGATCGTGAATGATAGCTTTCTCGACACTGGTCGTGGCCGATGGTCTCCTAAAACTTGGCTTGTAAATCTCTATCGTTCACatgataattttaatatttattatatgtttatggtTCATGGGATTGGAAGGTTTCTTGTGTTCCAGGGCGAGTTGACACGTCTTGTTCgctgttgttttgttttttgacACTTGCAAGATTTGAATTTTGGATTCCCTCTTAGCACATGTATTTTCGCACACATTATTCATAAACAATTACGTTAAATTATAATTTGCCTAATTGAC is from Diospyros lotus cultivar Yz01 chromosome 2, ASM1463336v1, whole genome shotgun sequence and encodes:
- the LOC127794532 gene encoding uncharacterized protein LOC127794532 isoform X2; this encodes MSSRRGGGSNGGGLQSIPVASRKMVQSLKEIVNCPEPEIYAMLQECNMDANDAVNRLLSQDPFHEVKSKREKKKENKDTAESRPRGSSNTSSRGLRGGTDRYAVHGGSNQLSSSEPGTLYGKHAYKKENGMNNHIILASVSSGMAGNNMHRSPMQSDPVTTQSKAMTGMLDINLLSSQTSSGYQPAWSGVPGQVSMADIVKMGRSNGKTLHTANQSRYGVNHHDVQASQPNAWHHDLYSSKDHFTSKVSELNPESGVVTGQHASANDDWPLLEQPPVASMPPALESSVASEMHTDTSILSSKRTNWQPESSKDEAKAVEDASIENVDTTCVEPASVFSRKIQEDNSGGASPFDNDIYKNMDSHLPQVSAFDHQDVEEIGASVTSVTSNLQQLNVQEDCDSLSEERNLPVIIPDHLQVQDAECLHLSFGSFGSGKSATFSEPFSSRSLTGNMQEAPVEADTSSAGHSETRNPDHYTDEPLGTSTDGNLIHRTGASAGSYDPPASAPPEVLKQENSEAPHENQYIFPSPSNYNFESGQQNAAFPHSQTSSHMQNLAPMSSVMESYTSSLPGSLLATSVEPVRESDLPYSPFPMTQSMATKYGNTMPSISGSTISMPETVGFPSTQSTTHPLPGSTIASGPALPQHLAMHPYSQASVHLGPFANMIGYPFLPQSYALMPSAFQQAFAGNSTYHQSLAAVPPQYKNSVSGSSLPQSAAIASGYGGFGSSSSIPGNFPVNPPPAPGASSISYDDMLSSQYKENNHLISLQQNENSAMWVHGPGSRTMSAVPASTYYSFQGLNQQPTALRQSQQPSQNYGALGYPNFYHSHTGISLEHQQQQQNPREMPLGGGGSQGQPSKQSQQIWQNSY
- the LOC127794532 gene encoding uncharacterized protein LOC127794532 isoform X1, translated to MSSRRGGGSNGGGLQSIPVASRKMVQSLKEIVNCPEPEIYAMLQECNMDANDAVNRLLSQDPFHEVKSKREKKKENKDTAESRPRGSSNTSSRGLRGGTDRYAVHGGSNQLSSSEPGTLYGKHAYKKENGMNNHIILASVSSGMAGNNMHRSPMQSDPVTTQSKAMTGMLDINLLSSQTSSGYQPAWSGVPGQVSMADIVKMGRSNGKTLHTANQSRYGVNHHDVQASQPNAWHHDLYSSKDHFTSKVSELNPESGVVTGQHASANDDWPLLEQPPVASMPPALESSVASEMHTDTSILSSKRTNWQPESSKDEAKAVEDASIENVDTTCVEPASVFSRKIQEDNSGGASPFDNDIYKNMDSHLPQVSAFDHQDVEEIGASVTSVTSNLQQLNVQEDCDSLSEERNLPVIIPDHLQVQDAECLHLSFGSFGSGKSATFSEPFSSRSLTGNMQEAPVEADTSSAGHSETRNPDHYTDEPLGTSTDGNLIHRTGASAGSYDPPASAPPEVLKQENSEAPHENQYIFPSPSNYNFESGQQNAAFPHSQTSSHMQNLAPMSSVMESYTSSLPGSLLATSVEPVRESDLPYSPFPMTQSMATKYGNTMPSISGSTISMPEMMKTVGFPSTQSTTHPLPGSTIASGPALPQHLAMHPYSQASVHLGPFANMIGYPFLPQSYALMPSAFQQAFAGNSTYHQSLAAVPPQYKNSVSGSSLPQSAAIASGYGGFGSSSSIPGNFPVNPPPAPGASSISYDDMLSSQYKENNHLISLQQNENSAMWVHGPGSRTMSAVPASTYYSFQGLNQQPTALRQSQQPSQNYGALGYPNFYHSHTGISLEHQQQQQNPREMPLGGGGSQGQPSKQSQQIWQNSY